One Electrophorus electricus isolate fEleEle1 chromosome 10, fEleEle1.pri, whole genome shotgun sequence genomic region harbors:
- the LOC113575287 gene encoding urotensin-2 receptor, with amino-acid sequence MEVSFSSSTSPSYTYAFLPNISTPSSSPSLSPSPSVATVLFCFFLSLLSLLGILGNLYTLGLLMQRRRGPRRRRMALNCCTAPPCLQASSPLPSSGSSSSSSSSSLHLQVLSLALADLLYLSTAPFIVYDSLASDWAFGELGCRLLLSLDLLTMHASIFTLTAMSLDRYRAVAHPLAASSAPSSGLLRVALAWGFALALSLPMMITLHLEDGENHEGTLCVPAWDEQSSKAYLSVLFCTSILGPGLAIGCLYAALGRLYWVSQTQTAWAGGSSTYPPRAPRPKVLLLILGIVLTFWACFLPFWIWQLLPLYRPDVLCRVPAGTQVTVNRILTGLTYGNSCVNPFFYTLLTGKRQRTSRQMKGTSTPLCPKSSSVPK; translated from the coding sequence ATGGAAGTCTCGTTCTCTTCCTCCACTTCTCCATCTTATACCTATGCCTTCCTCCCTAAcatctccaccccctcctcctccccctcactTTCTCCGTCCCCGAGTGTGGCCACAGTtctcttttgcttctttctctcactcctttcCCTGCTCGGCATTCTGGGAAACCTTTACACACTGGGGCTTCTCATGCAACGCCGCAGGGGCCCAAGAAGGAGGCGCATGGCACTTAACTGCTGTACGGCTCCCCCTTGTCTCCAAGCCTCGTCCCCTTTGCCTTCCTctggctcctcttcctcctcctcctcctcttctcttcacCTGCAGGTTCTGAGTCTAGCTTTGGCAGATCTACTCTACCTCTCCACTGCTCCCTTCATCGTCTACGACAGCCTGGCGTCAGACTGGGCATTCGGTGAGCTTGGCTGCCGACTCCTGCTCAGTCTGGACCTGCTAACCATGCACGCCAGCATCTTCACTCTCACCGCCATGAGCCTGGACCGCTACCGGGCCGTGGCCCACCCGCTGGCTGCCTCCTCAGCCCCTTCCTCAGGCCTGCTCCGCGTGGCTCTGGCCTGGGGCTTTGCCCTGGCACTCAGCCTGCCCATGATGATCACCCTGCACCTGGAGGATGGGGAAAACCACGAGGGCACGCTGTGTGTTCCGGCATGGGACGAGCAGAGTTCCAAAGCCTACCTCAGCGTGCTGTTCTGCACCAGTATCCTGGGACCAGGACTAGCCATCGGGTGCCTGTATGCAGCCCTGGGGAGGCTGTACTGGGTCTCTCAGACGCAGACAGCCTGGGCCGGGGGAAGCAGCACATACCCGCCCCGGGCCCCTCGGCCCAAAGTGTTGCTTCTGATTCTAGGGATTGTGCTCACATTCTGGGCCTGTTTTCTCCCATTCTGGATCTGGCAACTGCTACCACTGTATCGACCAGACGTTCTTTGCAGGGTGCCTGCAGGCACACAGGTTACAGTTAACCGTATACTGACAGGGCTGACGTATGGGAATTCATGTGTGAATCCATTTTTCTACACACTACTGACAGGCAAGCGGCAACGGACCAGCAGGCAGATGAAAGGCACATCCACTCCCCTCTGCCCAAAGAGTAGCTCTGTCCCCAAGTGA